One Spirosoma agri DNA window includes the following coding sequences:
- a CDS encoding DUF1501 domain-containing protein gives MKKLISELQQAAAERETRRHFLHTCSTGLGAMALSSLLGGCGFFGKDDPQTNVVGAALQSSEPTAPHPSQFLPKAKRVIYIHMAGSPSQLELFDYKPELAKYNGKDCPQALLEGKKFAFIRGVPKMLGPQGKFAQYGQSGAWVSDYLPHLQGVVDDISFLKAMHTDQFNHAPAQLLMHTGSARLGRPSIGSWVTYGLGTENDNLPGYIVLASGGKQPDAGKSVWGSGFLPTVYQGVQCRTDGDPVLYASDPAGMDRNVRKQTIEAISQINQQQYDDVKDPEILTRISQYELAFRMQMSVPDAMNIKSEPQYILDSYGVDPNKGSFARNCLLARRLVERGVRFVQLFDWGWDSHGTSADGAIEIGLRTKCKESDQAVAALLTDLKQRGLLDDTLVVWGGEFGRTPMQENRDGQVLPFMGRDHHLEAFTVWMAGGGVKRGFSYGETDDIGYYGVKDKVHVHDLQATILHLLGFDHTKLTYQFQGRPFRLTDVAGKLVKPILA, from the coding sequence ATGAAAAAACTCATCAGCGAACTTCAGCAGGCTGCGGCTGAACGCGAAACCCGGCGGCATTTTTTGCACACCTGTTCAACGGGGCTGGGTGCGATGGCGCTTAGCTCACTTTTGGGAGGCTGTGGGTTTTTTGGTAAAGACGATCCACAGACAAATGTGGTTGGCGCTGCGCTGCAATCCAGCGAGCCGACGGCACCCCATCCATCGCAATTTTTACCCAAAGCCAAACGGGTAATATACATTCATATGGCTGGTTCGCCAAGCCAGCTTGAGCTATTCGACTACAAACCCGAACTGGCTAAATACAACGGTAAAGATTGTCCGCAGGCGTTGCTGGAGGGCAAAAAGTTTGCGTTTATACGGGGTGTTCCCAAAATGCTTGGTCCGCAGGGAAAGTTTGCGCAATATGGTCAGTCGGGCGCGTGGGTGTCCGATTATTTGCCTCATTTACAAGGGGTAGTGGACGATATCTCGTTCTTGAAAGCCATGCATACCGATCAATTCAACCACGCTCCTGCGCAGTTGCTGATGCACACCGGTAGCGCTCGATTGGGTCGACCAAGTATCGGGTCGTGGGTGACGTACGGGCTTGGCACCGAAAACGATAACCTGCCCGGCTACATCGTGCTGGCATCAGGAGGCAAACAACCCGATGCCGGAAAGTCAGTGTGGGGAAGCGGGTTTTTGCCAACAGTTTATCAGGGGGTTCAGTGCCGGACGGATGGTGACCCCGTATTATATGCGTCGGATCCCGCTGGTATGGATCGCAACGTCCGCAAGCAAACGATCGAAGCCATCAGCCAGATCAATCAGCAGCAATACGACGACGTTAAAGACCCGGAAATACTGACCCGGATTTCGCAGTACGAACTGGCGTTCCGGATGCAGATGTCCGTTCCGGATGCGATGAACATCAAAAGCGAACCGCAGTATATTCTGGACAGCTACGGCGTCGATCCGAATAAAGGGTCGTTCGCCCGAAATTGTCTACTGGCCCGGCGGTTGGTCGAGCGCGGAGTGCGGTTTGTTCAACTGTTCGATTGGGGGTGGGATTCCCATGGTACAAGTGCCGATGGCGCGATAGAGATTGGACTACGCACCAAATGCAAAGAGTCTGACCAGGCGGTAGCTGCTTTGCTGACTGATTTGAAGCAGCGCGGTTTGCTGGATGACACACTAGTCGTCTGGGGGGGTGAATTTGGCCGGACGCCTATGCAGGAGAACCGCGATGGTCAGGTTTTACCGTTTATGGGCCGCGACCATCACCTCGAAGCCTTCACGGTCTGGATGGCGGGTGGTGGCGTTAAACGCGGGTTTTCGTACGGCGAAACTGACGATATTGGCTACTACGGCGTTAAAGACAAAGTGCACGTACACGACCTTCAGGCGACCATTTTACACCTGCTTGGTTTCGATCACACCAAGTTGACGTACCAGTTTCAGGGCCGACCGTTCCGCCTGACCGACGTGGCAGGTAAACTGGTCAAACCTATACTTGCCTAG
- the gatC gene encoding Asp-tRNA(Asn)/Glu-tRNA(Gln) amidotransferase subunit GatC, with the protein MKVDQETLHKIAHLARLEVRPEEEADLLNSLNGVLTWMEQLNEVDTTGVEPLTHISAETNVLRDDVVRNQLPREQALANAPQHDEQFFEVPKVLE; encoded by the coding sequence ATGAAAGTAGATCAGGAAACATTACATAAAATTGCGCATCTGGCCCGTCTGGAGGTTCGACCCGAAGAAGAAGCCGATTTGCTGAACAGCCTCAACGGTGTGCTGACCTGGATGGAGCAACTCAATGAGGTCGATACGACAGGCGTCGAACCGCTCACCCATATTTCGGCCGAAACGAACGTGTTGCGCGATGATGTTGTCAGGAATCAACTTCCCCGTGAGCAGGCCCTTGCCAATGCGCCCCAGCACGACGAGCAGTTTTTTGAAGTCCCTAAAGTGCTGGAATAG
- a CDS encoding lysophospholipid acyltransferase family protein, giving the protein MRLLYTIWCAVYLIVLYLVLFPIQFVCLQREAWKPLAHQINRIWGILFFAGVGIPVRVKRRFKPDPKQVYVFCANHFSYLDIAAMGVVVDNYYAFVGKSDVKQIPLLGYMFAKLHVQVDRGQPNSRAYSLAKSIRTLASGRSIMIFPEGGIHAQELPTMHHPFKDGAFIMAIQQQVPIVPITLLTNYKILPDTETVRMHWHPLRAIVHPPIETTGLTADSVDWLKEETYRIIDAELRKDASDR; this is encoded by the coding sequence ATGCGACTGCTGTACACAATCTGGTGTGCTGTTTATTTGATCGTACTGTATCTGGTGTTGTTCCCGATACAGTTTGTGTGTTTGCAACGCGAGGCATGGAAGCCCTTGGCGCATCAGATCAATCGCATCTGGGGAATACTGTTCTTCGCGGGTGTCGGAATACCGGTCCGTGTCAAACGGCGCTTCAAACCCGATCCGAAGCAGGTGTATGTCTTCTGCGCGAACCATTTTTCGTATCTGGACATTGCGGCAATGGGTGTGGTCGTTGATAACTACTACGCTTTCGTCGGGAAAAGCGACGTGAAGCAAATTCCGTTACTGGGTTACATGTTTGCCAAACTGCACGTTCAGGTAGACCGTGGCCAGCCCAACAGCCGGGCTTATTCGCTGGCGAAGTCGATACGAACGCTGGCCTCCGGCCGAAGTATTATGATCTTTCCGGAAGGTGGCATTCATGCGCAAGAACTGCCTACCATGCACCACCCGTTTAAAGATGGAGCGTTCATCATGGCGATTCAGCAGCAAGTGCCCATCGTGCCCATTACGCTACTGACCAACTATAAAATTTTGCCCGATACGGAGACAGTCAGAATGCACTGGCACCCGCTCAGGGCCATTGTTCACCCGCCGATCGAAACGACAGGGCTTACTGCGGATAGTGTCGATTGGCTGAAAGAGGAAACGTATCGAATCATCGACGCAGAACTCCGTAAAGACGCTTCGGATAGGTAG
- a CDS encoding TonB-dependent receptor: MKNNVLNTFFVLFLTLAGSHIVRAQTDQNVSVRAGNADKAASAQLTISGYIKDAANGEGLIGVSVFVKETNTGAVTNNYGFYAVTMPPGNYNLVISYVGYEKQTKTIALTDRNIRLDLELKEEGRQLQEVVVSTKREDDNVKNIAMSVNQIDVKTLKRIPALLGEVDVIRSIQLLPGVSTVGEGATGFNVRGGSIDQNLVLLDEAPVYNSSHLFGFFSVFNPDAVKDVKLIKGGIPANYGGRIASILDVRLKEGNAKKPELNGGIGLIFSRLSYERPLFNGKGSFIIAARRSYADILAQPFLNSDLKGAKFYFYDLTAKGNYRINDKNIVYLSGYLGRDVFGSDFGFNWGNTTVSARWNHVFSDRLFLNTTAYYSNYDYSLNSDLKQKRPNDYFKTDSRIVDYSIKPDFSLFLGKSTITFGGQSILHDFQPGKATAASLGSIRTFGLESKYGLENALYIGNEQQVTSKLQLQYGLRYSLFNYIGPGEAYTFQTDVPAGERRTVITTVAYRGKNMIQTYGNWEPRFAAKYELANNSSFKLSYNRLAQYIHLISNTTASTPLDIWTPSTNNIRPQIADQIAGGYFKNFGRTGQEFEASVEVYYKWLQNQIDYIDGASLILNKYLEGDLLSGRGRAYGAEFYVKRNTGVVNGWISYTLAKTERQVAGINNNDWYPTRFDKRHTLTSVLLFDPPRAKRWNFSATFTLASGTPATFPTNRFEFQGQVGQVIDGRNNYRIPAYHRLDLAATLQGRKRPGKRKDDNWVFSVYNAYGRKNPFSVFFQPNEDNPRVTEAIKYSVFATVIPSVTYNFKF, from the coding sequence ATGAAAAACAATGTACTCAATACGTTCTTCGTCCTGTTTCTTACGCTGGCAGGCAGCCACATCGTGCGAGCCCAGACCGATCAGAATGTAAGTGTTCGGGCGGGTAATGCGGATAAAGCAGCTTCGGCTCAACTGACCATTAGTGGATACATAAAGGACGCGGCCAACGGCGAAGGGCTGATTGGCGTATCGGTGTTCGTTAAGGAAACCAACACCGGTGCGGTCACGAACAATTACGGCTTCTACGCCGTAACCATGCCGCCCGGTAACTACAACCTGGTTATCTCCTACGTCGGCTACGAAAAACAGACGAAAACGATAGCGTTGACCGATCGGAATATTCGGCTCGACCTCGAATTAAAGGAAGAAGGTCGGCAATTGCAGGAAGTGGTCGTTTCGACCAAACGGGAAGACGATAACGTCAAGAATATCGCGATGAGCGTTAATCAGATTGATGTCAAAACGCTGAAACGCATTCCGGCACTGTTGGGCGAAGTAGATGTTATTCGAAGCATTCAGCTGCTTCCCGGCGTTTCGACCGTTGGCGAAGGGGCAACAGGATTTAACGTTCGGGGGGGTAGCATCGATCAGAATTTAGTGCTGCTGGATGAAGCGCCTGTCTACAATTCGTCGCACCTGTTCGGTTTTTTCTCCGTATTCAATCCCGACGCGGTTAAAGACGTCAAGCTCATCAAAGGCGGTATTCCGGCAAATTACGGCGGTCGGATTGCCTCGATCCTTGATGTGCGGCTAAAGGAAGGAAACGCAAAAAAGCCGGAGTTAAACGGCGGTATAGGCCTCATCTTTAGTCGTTTGTCGTATGAGCGTCCCTTATTCAACGGCAAAGGTTCGTTCATCATAGCGGCCCGGCGTTCTTATGCCGATATTCTGGCGCAACCTTTTCTGAACAGCGATCTGAAAGGTGCCAAATTCTATTTTTACGACCTAACCGCGAAAGGAAATTACCGCATCAACGACAAAAATATCGTGTATCTGTCCGGCTATCTGGGTCGTGATGTCTTCGGGTCCGACTTTGGATTCAACTGGGGCAATACAACGGTTTCGGCCCGCTGGAACCACGTATTCAGTGATCGTCTGTTTTTGAACACAACGGCGTATTACAGCAATTACGATTACTCGCTCAACTCCGATCTGAAGCAGAAACGGCCAAATGACTATTTCAAGACCGATTCGCGAATTGTCGATTACAGCATAAAACCCGATTTTTCCCTATTTCTGGGTAAGAGCACGATCACCTTCGGCGGACAGTCTATCCTGCACGATTTTCAGCCGGGCAAGGCAACGGCAGCCAGTTTAGGCAGCATTCGCACCTTTGGACTGGAAAGTAAATACGGGCTGGAAAATGCGCTCTACATTGGTAACGAGCAACAGGTTACGTCGAAATTACAACTTCAGTACGGGCTTCGTTATTCGCTGTTCAACTACATTGGACCGGGCGAAGCATACACGTTTCAGACGGATGTTCCCGCTGGCGAACGACGGACGGTTATTACGACCGTTGCTTATCGGGGAAAGAATATGATCCAGACCTACGGCAACTGGGAACCGCGCTTTGCGGCCAAGTATGAGCTGGCTAATAACAGCTCGTTCAAGCTAAGTTACAACCGACTGGCGCAGTATATCCACCTTATCTCAAACACCACCGCGTCAACGCCACTGGATATCTGGACACCTTCTACCAACAATATTCGTCCACAGATTGCCGATCAGATCGCTGGCGGCTATTTCAAAAACTTTGGCCGAACAGGTCAGGAATTTGAGGCATCAGTTGAGGTTTATTACAAATGGCTTCAAAATCAGATCGATTACATCGACGGGGCAAGTCTGATTCTGAATAAATACCTGGAAGGGGATTTGTTGAGTGGTCGGGGTCGGGCTTACGGTGCCGAATTTTACGTGAAGCGAAACACGGGCGTCGTCAACGGCTGGATTAGCTATACGCTGGCAAAAACGGAACGGCAGGTTGCGGGTATCAATAACAACGACTGGTATCCCACGCGCTTCGACAAACGACACACACTAACATCGGTCCTGCTGTTCGATCCACCGCGCGCGAAACGCTGGAATTTTTCGGCGACATTCACCCTTGCCAGTGGCACACCGGCCACGTTCCCAACCAATCGATTCGAGTTTCAGGGGCAGGTTGGTCAGGTCATCGACGGACGCAACAATTACCGAATTCCGGCCTACCACCGGCTCGATCTGGCAGCCACGCTACAGGGGCGCAAACGACCCGGCAAGCGCAAAGATGACAACTGGGTGTTCTCGGTCTACAACGCCTATGGGCGGAAGAATCCATTTTCCGTGTTTTTTCAACCCAACGAAGACAATCCAAGAGTAACGGAAGCAATCAAATATTCCGTGTTTGCTACGGTGATCCCCTCCGTGACCTACAACTTCAAATTCTAA
- a CDS encoding polysaccharide biosynthesis C-terminal domain-containing protein — protein MSTFKKLAGDTALYGVSTILGRMLNFALVPLQTYVFKQPSEMASNVELYSWVGILLVIYTLGLETAFFRFTARSGGASNPEDRIRVFNETLSIVIAVSVTFTTAIILLTPQIVVWLGYPGQELSVIWVALIVAIDAIMAIPFARLRVENRARRFVQAKIINILIVVFLNVFFLIICRDIYAEKYLSFLKPAIDLIYYPSIGPGYILLANLVGNATYFVLLRDAFSGFRFQLNKEQTKVLLAYAAPLMLTSLAGLINSMTDRLFLQHWLPEGFYRGLTSKDALGIYGNCLKLSVFMALVIQSFKFAADPFFFSRAEDKNSPKLLADVTKWFIIVCVLIWVGVSLNLDIVGLLVSKKYRSGLSIVPLLLLANLFLGVYYNIAFWFKLSDKTQFGTLITIVGALITVAGNIILIPIIGYMGCAVAFLVSSFAMMVICYGLGEKYYPVPYHVKSAVGYILGAGLLIYGSQQVEIANLWLSVPYHMALFGLFFAVVLVVERSTFVPALQRLRKPKGAVPTPVGPTDEPISKK, from the coding sequence ATGAGTACATTTAAAAAATTAGCCGGTGATACGGCTCTATACGGCGTCAGTACTATTCTTGGGCGAATGCTCAACTTTGCGCTGGTGCCGCTGCAAACCTACGTTTTCAAGCAGCCGAGTGAAATGGCCTCCAACGTCGAGTTATACAGTTGGGTCGGCATTTTGCTGGTTATTTACACGCTTGGGCTCGAAACGGCCTTTTTTCGGTTTACCGCCCGGTCGGGTGGAGCCAGCAATCCGGAGGATCGGATACGGGTATTCAACGAAACGCTCAGTATCGTTATCGCGGTTAGCGTCACGTTTACCACGGCGATCATACTACTGACTCCGCAGATTGTCGTGTGGCTGGGTTATCCGGGGCAGGAGTTGTCTGTTATCTGGGTTGCGCTTATTGTGGCCATTGATGCCATTATGGCGATTCCTTTCGCGCGGCTACGGGTCGAGAATCGGGCGCGTCGGTTTGTTCAGGCAAAGATCATCAACATTCTGATTGTCGTTTTCCTGAACGTTTTTTTTCTGATTATTTGCCGGGATATCTATGCGGAAAAATACCTGTCGTTTCTTAAACCGGCAATCGACCTGATCTACTACCCCAGCATTGGCCCCGGCTATATCCTGCTGGCTAACTTAGTGGGTAACGCTACCTATTTCGTTCTGCTGCGGGATGCCTTTTCCGGGTTTCGCTTCCAGCTCAATAAAGAACAGACAAAGGTACTTCTTGCCTATGCCGCACCACTCATGCTGACGAGTCTGGCCGGACTAATCAATTCCATGACCGACCGGCTGTTTTTGCAACACTGGCTTCCCGAAGGTTTTTACCGGGGATTGACCAGTAAAGATGCGCTGGGTATCTACGGAAATTGCCTGAAACTGTCCGTATTTATGGCGCTGGTGATCCAGTCGTTTAAGTTTGCCGCCGATCCGTTTTTCTTCTCCCGCGCTGAAGACAAAAACTCCCCCAAACTGCTGGCCGATGTTACAAAATGGTTCATTATCGTTTGTGTACTGATCTGGGTGGGCGTCAGCCTGAACCTGGATATTGTCGGGTTGCTAGTGTCGAAAAAGTATCGTTCCGGCCTGTCCATCGTGCCGTTGCTGTTACTGGCTAACCTGTTCCTTGGCGTCTATTACAACATTGCGTTCTGGTTCAAGCTCAGCGATAAAACGCAATTCGGAACGCTCATCACCATCGTTGGAGCGTTGATCACGGTTGCAGGAAACATTATCTTGATTCCGATTATTGGCTACATGGGCTGTGCGGTCGCGTTTCTTGTATCCAGCTTCGCCATGATGGTCATTTGTTACGGGCTGGGGGAGAAGTATTATCCCGTTCCGTACCATGTAAAATCGGCGGTGGGCTATATTCTGGGGGCGGGTTTGCTGATCTACGGGTCACAACAAGTGGAAATAGCCAATTTGTGGTTGTCTGTACCGTATCACATGGCCCTGTTCGGGCTGTTTTTTGCGGTCGTTCTAGTCGTTGAGCGCAGCACGTTCGTGCCCGCTTTGCAACGACTACGCAAACCGAAAGGCGCTGTTCCTACGCCCGTTGGCCCTACCGACGAGCCGATAAGTAAGAAGTAA
- the purH gene encoding bifunctional phosphoribosylaminoimidazolecarboxamide formyltransferase/IMP cyclohydrolase: MSLKISSALISVYYKDGLEPLVRLLHEHNVQLYSTGGTQAFIEQLGIPVTAVEDLTGYPSIFGGRVKTLHPAVMGGILYRRELPEDLAQAERHRIPPIDLAIVDLYPFEETVASGASDDDIIEKIDIGGISLIRAAAKNHNDVLIVSSRSQYADVVKLLDEKKGATDLSDRRQYAKEAFAVTSQYDTAIQAYFAKSNAESESAVAITDFKHLPANHLRYGENPHQQATFYGNLEAMFEKLHGKELSYNNLVDVDACVGLIDEFQASAGSTFAIIKHTNACGIATALTPKEAYLNALACDPVSAFGGVLITNETVDLATAEELNKLFMEILIAPDFAPEALTLLKSKKNRILLKRNAVALPTVMFKTILNGVLEQDKDNQTETTGQFKVVTQKAPTDAEMQALEFALKVCKHTKSNTIVLANKDQLLASGVGQTSRVDALRQAIEKAGSFGFDLNGAVMASDAFFPFADCVEIAGQAGITAVVQPGGSVRDQDSIDYCNAHGLAMVTTGVRHFKH; this comes from the coding sequence ATGTCCCTCAAAATTTCTTCAGCGCTGATCTCCGTTTATTACAAAGACGGTCTCGAACCACTGGTACGGCTTCTGCACGAACACAATGTACAGCTCTATTCAACCGGTGGCACCCAGGCATTTATTGAACAACTTGGCATTCCAGTTACGGCCGTTGAAGACCTGACCGGATACCCTTCCATTTTTGGCGGTCGTGTCAAAACACTTCATCCAGCCGTAATGGGAGGTATTCTCTACCGTCGTGAGTTACCCGAAGATCTGGCGCAGGCCGAACGGCACCGCATTCCACCCATTGATCTGGCAATTGTGGATCTGTATCCGTTTGAGGAAACAGTAGCGTCGGGCGCTTCGGACGACGATATCATTGAAAAAATCGACATTGGTGGCATCTCCCTCATTCGGGCTGCGGCCAAGAATCATAACGATGTGCTGATCGTTTCGTCGAGGAGCCAGTACGCCGATGTGGTAAAACTACTGGACGAGAAAAAAGGAGCAACGGATCTCAGCGACCGGCGGCAGTATGCCAAGGAAGCGTTTGCCGTAACATCGCAGTACGATACTGCCATTCAGGCGTATTTTGCCAAGTCAAATGCAGAGAGCGAATCGGCGGTAGCCATTACCGATTTCAAACACCTACCCGCCAATCATCTGCGCTACGGCGAAAATCCGCATCAGCAGGCGACGTTCTACGGCAATCTGGAAGCCATGTTCGAAAAACTGCATGGCAAAGAACTGTCCTACAATAACCTGGTCGACGTTGACGCCTGTGTGGGCTTGATCGACGAATTTCAGGCGTCGGCAGGCAGTACGTTCGCAATTATTAAGCACACCAATGCCTGTGGTATTGCCACGGCATTGACCCCCAAAGAAGCGTATTTGAATGCGCTCGCGTGCGATCCGGTTTCGGCTTTTGGTGGTGTATTGATCACGAACGAAACGGTTGATCTGGCGACGGCGGAAGAACTGAACAAGCTGTTCATGGAAATCCTGATCGCGCCCGATTTTGCCCCGGAAGCATTGACCTTGCTGAAATCGAAAAAGAACCGGATTCTGTTGAAACGGAACGCGGTTGCGCTGCCAACCGTCATGTTCAAAACCATTCTGAACGGGGTTCTGGAACAGGATAAGGACAATCAGACGGAAACGACCGGTCAGTTCAAAGTCGTTACGCAAAAAGCGCCGACCGATGCCGAAATGCAGGCTTTGGAATTTGCGCTGAAGGTGTGCAAGCATACAAAGTCCAACACGATCGTACTGGCGAATAAGGATCAGTTGCTGGCGAGTGGTGTGGGACAGACTTCCCGCGTCGATGCGCTCCGACAGGCGATTGAAAAAGCGGGTTCGTTTGGCTTCGATCTGAACGGAGCGGTTATGGCATCGGATGCGTTCTTCCCCTTTGCAGACTGCGTTGAAATTGCTGGCCAAGCGGGTATAACGGCGGTGGTTCAGCCTGGCGGTTCAGTACGCGATCAGGATTCGATCGATTACTGCAATGCCCACGGTCTGGCAATGGTCACGACCGGCGTAAGACACTTTAAACACTAA
- a CDS encoding TraB/GumN family protein — protein sequence MRFILVILVLLSNIAVAQSLLWEVSGNGLKEPSYLFGTYHILKDSYLDKTPTVKTAFNAAQGIVVETTIDSSAMLSMAMRAIMPGNSLKKLLSDADYKVVADEFKQVTGYDLAMFNQMKPIMTATTLTMSYAEKEVDTLSKFTGQPLDLYFATEAKKRAKVLTPLETMEQQMAFLFDHDSVEKQAADLVKLVKEKKELEDQSKHLTNLYLAGDLDGMWKLSQAHEKKHGDLSYLVNERNQTWMGKLPTLMALRPTFVAVGALHLPGPTGLIALLRKGGFLVKPL from the coding sequence ATGCGCTTTATCCTTGTTATTTTAGTCCTGTTATCAAACATTGCCGTTGCCCAGTCTTTGTTGTGGGAAGTATCCGGAAATGGACTTAAAGAACCGTCTTACCTGTTTGGCACTTATCATATCCTGAAAGACAGTTACCTCGACAAAACCCCCACGGTAAAGACGGCTTTTAACGCGGCTCAGGGCATTGTGGTCGAAACAACCATCGATTCATCGGCGATGTTGAGCATGGCGATGCGGGCCATCATGCCGGGAAACAGCCTGAAAAAACTGCTTTCCGACGCTGATTACAAAGTAGTAGCTGACGAGTTTAAACAGGTTACGGGCTACGATCTGGCCATGTTCAACCAGATGAAGCCCATCATGACGGCTACGACGCTTACGATGAGTTACGCCGAGAAAGAAGTGGATACCCTGAGCAAATTTACCGGGCAGCCGCTCGATCTGTATTTTGCTACGGAAGCCAAAAAACGGGCCAAGGTTTTAACACCACTCGAAACGATGGAACAGCAAATGGCCTTTCTGTTCGATCACGATTCCGTAGAAAAGCAAGCGGCTGATCTGGTTAAACTGGTGAAAGAGAAAAAAGAGCTGGAAGACCAAAGTAAACACCTGACCAATCTATACCTGGCCGGTGATCTGGATGGCATGTGGAAGCTGAGTCAGGCGCACGAAAAAAAGCACGGCGATCTGTCATACCTGGTTAACGAGCGGAACCAGACCTGGATGGGAAAACTCCCTACACTGATGGCACTCCGACCAACCTTCGTGGCGGTTGGTGCGCTGCATCTTCCCGGCCCTACTGGATTGATTGCTCTATTGCGTAAAGGCGGATTTCTGGTGAAACCGTTGTGA
- a CDS encoding alpha/beta hydrolase — MARTFLIHGYVEDPTIFDKLVPYLPAAEFVRINLADEFERWQPVGLVNVQRVANYIADCYEIEATDVIIGHSMGGWIAIHIKQLTNAIVIQVASWTDQRKIRLPTHNLRLLKMLLYSGITQSRPLLNYFQKQYPFQESADLYCRLMNGMRTMSRRYLYQQLQTLFAPVSPLTVSPELRIHARRDSIVARPSEPFVEVPGDHFGLVFYPEQVAEAILTVDLSDLFDRL, encoded by the coding sequence ATGGCACGTACCTTTCTTATTCATGGGTACGTCGAAGATCCAACGATTTTCGACAAACTCGTTCCTTATTTACCCGCTGCTGAATTTGTCCGAATCAACCTGGCCGACGAATTCGAACGCTGGCAGCCAGTCGGTTTGGTCAATGTGCAACGGGTGGCCAACTACATCGCCGATTGTTACGAGATTGAGGCAACTGATGTGATTATCGGGCATTCGATGGGTGGGTGGATTGCCATTCATATCAAACAACTGACCAATGCAATCGTAATTCAGGTGGCATCCTGGACGGATCAGCGTAAAATTCGGCTCCCGACGCACAATTTGCGCTTGCTTAAAATGCTGCTCTATTCGGGCATTACGCAAAGTCGTCCGCTCCTGAATTATTTTCAGAAACAGTATCCCTTCCAAGAATCCGCTGATTTGTATTGCCGTTTGATGAACGGGATGCGCACGATGAGCCGCCGGTATCTGTATCAGCAGTTGCAGACGCTGTTCGCGCCGGTATCGCCCCTGACTGTTTCACCAGAGTTGCGGATCCATGCCCGTCGGGATAGCATCGTTGCCCGACCCTCCGAACCATTCGTAGAGGTGCCCGGTGATCATTTTGGCCTGGTCTTTTACCCCGAACAAGTCGCTGAAGCAATCCTGACCGTTGATTTGTCTGATTTATTTGACCGACTATGA
- a CDS encoding DUF4249 domain-containing protein produces the protein MKRLPFLYPLAFYLLALCSLSGCETVIDAKLTTGPTQLSVDAVLTDLPGPQTIRLTQTAAYFNSSTPPAALSATVTVLDDAGKTFAFTDPDNDGYYVWQPRSATDTLGHIGRTYQLRINFQGETYNATSRMNRVPTVDSLVFSKVKINPLSKTEGYRAQFYAQDIAGATDYYRIRYFRNGVLANRARDIITSQDGSFRGNANTDGLIFIAPIRRSINPDSLYAFDDVVKVEVQSLTLEAFNFWEELQTQLSNGGLFATPPANVPTNIVNANASGRTAVGFFMTSAVRSRTARVATENLRPDL, from the coding sequence ATGAAACGACTCCCCTTCTTATATCCGTTAGCCTTTTATCTGCTTGCTCTCTGTAGTCTGTCAGGGTGCGAGACGGTCATCGATGCCAAGCTTACTACGGGTCCGACACAGTTGTCGGTCGATGCGGTTCTGACCGATCTGCCGGGGCCGCAGACGATACGACTCACGCAGACGGCGGCTTATTTCAACAGCAGTACGCCCCCGGCCGCACTCAGCGCAACGGTCACCGTGTTGGATGATGCGGGAAAGACATTTGCCTTTACTGACCCCGATAACGACGGTTATTACGTCTGGCAGCCACGGTCAGCCACGGACACGCTGGGGCATATTGGCCGTACCTATCAGCTCCGGATCAATTTTCAGGGGGAAACGTACAACGCCACGTCCAGAATGAACCGTGTGCCGACGGTTGATTCGCTGGTATTTTCCAAAGTGAAGATCAATCCCTTATCAAAAACGGAAGGCTACCGGGCTCAGTTTTACGCCCAGGATATAGCCGGAGCGACCGATTACTACCGGATTCGCTATTTTCGGAATGGCGTGCTGGCTAATAGAGCCCGTGACATTATTACGTCGCAGGATGGCTCGTTTCGCGGAAACGCGAATACTGACGGCCTGATTTTTATCGCGCCAATCCGTCGGTCGATCAACCCGGATAGCTTGTATGCGTTCGATGATGTGGTGAAAGTGGAAGTACAGTCGCTGACGTTGGAAGCGTTTAACTTTTGGGAGGAACTACAAACGCAGCTTTCGAATGGTGGCCTGTTTGCTACCCCGCCGGCTAATGTGCCAACGAATATTGTGAATGCCAACGCCAGCGGTCGAACGGCGGTCGGCTTCTTCATGACATCAGCGGTTCGCAGTCGCACCGCCCGCGTCGCCACCGAAAACTTACGACCGGATTTGTAA